In Anastrepha obliqua isolate idAnaObli1 unplaced genomic scaffold, idAnaObli1_1.0 ptg000012l, whole genome shotgun sequence, a single window of DNA contains:
- the LOC129251357 gene encoding uncharacterized protein LOC129251357 translates to MNSSEAQSIVVNANSSRLPLLTLPKFCGAYTEWTNFYSMFTSIIDKDSDLTNIDKLQLLHSCLSDAALDTVRSLEISNNNYKTALELLQKRFDNKCLIFQAHVREIFGLSKVDSNVSMLRKLTDKVTSHIRALQSLASNGKIADCIIVQMILQELDKTTQAKWEEASSIRELPSWDQLTVFLERRWRMLENIEHAVQAQTGQALRHSKNDSISQRKTFVASKGSTRVCVFCGSPEHAIYSCQLFANLDPNSRLGDVKKLALCLNCLKAGHQMRDCKSGSCRTCQSKHHTLLHFNRSTASLTESQADASSLSTIRASAMTASISASLNAPVSPSDGVLLATAVILVKNRAGIFVSCRALLDSGSQLHFVTTRFANQLQLFKTKASATVSGIGDANFPTEGYSLDLSVCSVSTNEWNVPSNIPLADPGFNLPQRIDLLIGAGLFFDLLCVGQIHLGSGLPLLQKTRLGWVLSGGGQQTPNLSSFIVRQKSSSGLIPSTRLDYLVRRFWEIEHIFEPISKASLEDLDCEAHFQGNYFRLPSGEYSVRLPIKRSMDALGDSYLQARQRFQGLEQKFARNPDLKAEYSRFIKEYLDLNHMSLVSNEVVEQCKYFLPHHCVIKDDTLTADICKMYRCVRVTPPDNMLQCILWRESPQEDFRIYKLDTVTYGTKPAAFLSIRAMHQLAADESATYPIGAEAVLRDFYVDDLITGGDSMAEVLNIKLQTTSLLTRGSFKLRKWCSNSPEILRDIPDVDKEKFLKFDDGSDITKALGLVWDPHKDKLLFSFVPQR, encoded by the exons TCACAAACATCGACAAACTACAACTTTTGCATTCCTGTTTGAGTGACGCTGCCCTCGACACCGTGCGCTCACTGGAAATAagcaataataattataaaactgCTTTAGAACTTTTACAGAAGCGTTTCGATAACAAATGTCTTATATTTCAGGCACACGTCAGGGAGATATTTGGGCTGAGCAAGGTGGATTCAAACGTAAGCATGCTCCGAAAGCTGACAGACAAGGTCACTTCACACATTCGTGCATTACAGTCGCTCGCATCTAACGGGAAAATTGCAGACTGCATCATCGTACAAATGATTCTCCAGGAACTTGACAAAACGACGCAGGCCAAATGGGAGGAAGCCTCTTCGATCAGAGAGCTGCCATCCTGGGATCAATTGACTGTATTCTTGGAAAGACGCTGGCGAATGCTTGAGAATATTGAGCATGCTGTTCAAGCACAGACTGGTCAGGCGTTAAGGCATAGCAAAAACGACAGTATTAGTCAAAGGAAAACGTTTGTCGCCTCCAAAGGCTCAACACGTGTTTGTGTATTTTGTGGATCACCCGAGCATGCAATTTATAGTTGTCAACTTTTCGCAAATTTGGATCCGAACTCGCGCCTGGGGGATGTTAAGAAGCTTGCACTTTGTCTTAACTGCCTCAAGGCTGGCCATCAAATGCGGGACTGCAAATCCGGATCGTGCCGCACCTGCCAGTCGAAACACCACACGCTCCTGCATTTTAACCGCTCAACTGCTTCGTTAACCGAAAGTCAAGCCGATGCTTCATCATTGTCCACAATTCGAGCCAGTGCTATGACTGCATCGATATCTGCTTCGCTTAATGCCCCCGTGTCTCCTTCTGATGGTGTGCTCCTAGCTACTGCCGTCATTCTTGTAAAAAATCGTGCTGGAATCTTCGTGTCCTGTCGCGCTCTTTTGGATTCTGGTTCCCAGTTGCATTTCGTCACAACTCGCTTCGCAAATCAACTTCAGCtattcaaaacaaaagcttCTGCTACAGTCTCTGGAATTGGAGATGCCAACTTCCCAACGGAAGGTTACTCACTCGATCTC TCTGTCTGCTCCGTGAGCACCAACGAGTGGAATGTTCCGTCGAATATACCACTAGCCGATCCTGGGTTCAACTTACCACAGCGTATTGATCTGCTCATCGGAGCAGGACTGTTCTTCGATCTACTTTGTGTGGGTCAGATACACTTAGGATCTGGTTTACCACTACTTCAGAAAACTCGTCTCGGATGGGTGCTATCTGGAGGTGGGCAACAAACTCCAAACCTGTCATCATTCATCGTGAGGCAGAAATCCTCTAGTGGTCTCATTCCCAGCACTCGGCTGGACTATTTAGTACGTCGGTTTTGGGAGATCGAGCACATTTTCGAACCGATCTCTAAGGCCTCCCTAGAAGATCTTGACTGCGAAGCCCACTTCCAGGGAAATTATTTTCGATTGCCATCAGGTGAATACTCTGTTCGTCTGCCCATAAAACGCAGCATGGATGCCCTAGGAGACTCCTATTTACAAGCTCGTCAACGCTTTCAAGGTCTGGAACAAAAATTCGCCCGTAACCCTGATCTAAAGGCAGAATACAGTAGGTTTATTAAGGAATATCTGGACCTCAACCACATGTCGCTGGTTTCCAACGAGGTTGTAGAACAATGCAAGTACTTCCTGCCACATCATTGCGTTATCAAGGATGACA CACTTACTGCAGACATCTGTAAGATGTATAGGTGTGTTCGCGTCACTCCACCGGACAACATGCTCCAATGTATTTTGTGGCGAGAATCTCCACAAGAAGACTTTCGCATCTATAAGCTCGACACGGTGACGTATGGAACTAAGCCTGCAGCGTTTCTATCCATCCGAGCCATGCACCAACTCGCAGCAGACGAGTCCGCGACTTATCCCATTGGAGCAGAAGCGGTACTTCGGGACTTCTATGTAGATGACCTGATAACTGGGGGCGATTCAATGGCAGAAGTACTCAACATTAAACTGCAAACAACTAGCCTTCTTACCCGAGGAAGCTTCAAGTTACGCAAATGGTGCTCTAATAGTCCCGAGATCCTTCGTGATATTCCTGACGTAGACAAGGAAAAGTTTCTTAAGTTTGACGATGGCAGTGACATCACCAAAGCACTGGGGCTTGTCTGGGACCCGCACAAGGACAAATTGCTATTTTCATTTGTACCACAAAGATAA